DNA sequence from the Pedobacter sp. W3I1 genome:
GAGTGCGGAACCTCTCCTATATCATTCTCCCATTTATTGTAGGTCGATCTGCTGATAAAAAGGAGGTCAGCAACCTGTTGCTGGCTAAGATTACGTTTAGTCCTTAATACTAAAAGGACATTTCTCATGGAGATGTTCATCTATTTAAATTTATCTGGTCCAGTACTCTTTGGGCTTCTTCCCGGATGACATCTACCTGATAAGATTGTACTTTGATCGGCATATTTAATATTTGCCGCGCTATAGTGATAGCTTCCGTTGAATCATGATTTAAAAAATAAGCACGCATCAGGTCTTTCCGATAGGTAAACTTATTAGGAATCCAAGCACTCAGGAAACGGAGATCTGATATCGCGCTGGAGTACTGTTTCATCTTCATCTTTATCTGTGAAGACTTATATAAAATCCGGGCTTTTGGACCATCAAGCGACGCCTTTTCTAATAGCTCGATTGATTGTTGTTGACGTTTTTCGGTCAACATCAATAACTCAGCATAATCTGTCAGGAAATTAGGTTCATCATGCAGTTTTTGATATAGTATTTGATATTTCTGATCGATAGCAGCAAAACTCACCTTCTCATCAGTATACTGTTTTTTAATACTGCCCCATTCAAAAACTGCTACAGATTTTGGGAACGTTACCCATAAAAGGTAAGCCAGCAATGAAAATACGGCAACAGTAATCCCCCTAAAAAGATTAGGGGAAAAATTAAGATACCAAGCCGAAAGCTTCCAGTCCGATGTACAGACTAATGAAATTACACATGTTATAAATATTACTATAATAAGATTTGTGTGCAGGGGGTAAGAAGTTAATGAGCAGATTAGTATTGCAGCTACTGTTAATTTAAGATTTAGTCGGTCTTTGAAAGTGTTCACTCCTCTACTTTTTAATAAAAGGAGTAAAAAAACAATCACTAAGAAAAAACCGATGAAACCTAATTCCTTGAAAAAATTAATATACTCATTGAAAGCCAGAAAATTCTCACCAGCATTTAAAATTTCCCGCTCATCGGCAATCGGGCTTCCGGCCAAATACTTAGCTTGCCAATAAGGAAAACTCTTCCCGAATTCACCAAGACCAAGCCCGTTCAAAAAATTGGCATCCCAATTTACAAATGAAATTTTCCAAATTAACAAACGACCAGACACCGACATTTTTTTTGCTGAATATAAATTATGACATAAAATAAAAACAACAGTTGTTGCAAATAGCACGCTCGTTAGCGCTAAAAATCTATAGGCTATAAAAAACCTTTTAATCTTTAAAGCGTAGCTATGCCAAAGCATCAGAATGCAGATAATCAAGAATGCCAATACTGCAGTCCTTGCTTTTGTCATTAAAACCACCGTAAGGATAAAAGCAGAAACTATGATACAGAAGGTTACTTGGATAATAACACGGGAGCCTTGCGAAATCGAGAATTTTCTAACAAAACCATCAAAAATATAGAGGGTGTTAGGGAAACATATAACTAGAAATGAAGAGTAAATACCCGAATTCATCATCGTTCCGTATAACCGTTGGGACATGCTATCCTGGTCTAGCGTTAATATCTGATATATACCAACTACCAACTGAATAATAAAACAAAGGTTAATTAACTTTAGCATAAACCTTAGCTCCAGCTTCGAAAAATTACAGCTGAAAAGACCAGTTAAGAGAAGGAGCAAAATACTAAGAGTATTAACCGCATGTTCATTACTGGATTTCAGCCCCAAAATGTAGATGATTATCGGTAGGAGTATTATAGGAATTATAAATTTCCATTTTTGGGAGCTCAATTGCCTCTGCCCCTGATTCGATGCAAAAAAAATTAAACCGGATACACAACAAAATAAGAGGACATAATAGTGGTCATTTATTTCAATCTCATAATTGAAGGAAAACTGATAGCTAAACATAAAGTAAAGCAGAGCGATTGGCAATATTGCACGATGCAAAAGTGTGAGCGTTAATTTCATTTTTTTGGTTAGAAGATATTTCCCGTACCTGGGACAAATAATTAATAAATCGTTTTAGTAATGACAACACAGCTTAGCAAATGAACTTATTTACATAGGCTAGCTATGTAATTCGAGCATCATTTGAAAATGTTATACTACTTTAAAAGGCTAGTTAGTTAGATATTTCACTGCAGTAAAATAAATAAATGCCATGATATCGCACTTAAGCGACGGCTTTAGGGAATTTTGAGTAGGGAGCGTCATAGTTAATCGTTTTAGTAGATAAGATGACCCTAATATAGTTTAATTTCTTAAAAAAAGAAATTTTTTTGCTACAAAAAAACTTTTGGAAAACTAAACCCAAACCTTTGTTTTGGTAACAGCCAAAATCTGTAAAACTGTGATACTTGCAGGTTTTGTATTTGCATCGCTTAAAAAATTAAGAATTTATGGTTCTTCCCCATTTTCTCTGAAATATGCAGTGTAGATTATAAAAAAAAGCGCCTCAATCCTGAAAGCGCTAGTTTAGATAAAAAGTGCAGACCCTATAGGTTTGCAGCGCGAAAATAGAAAATAGCTCCGAAATAGAGGAAGCTTAGTCAAAAAAATTATTAATTAATATCCCTGTCTTGCATACAAACTGTCCTGTCAGGGACAGACGCGGCATCCTTTTGGAACAAAAGATACAGCAGATGGCCCGGCCCGCGGGGAACGCCAAAAACGATCCAAGCCGTTTCTTAATACTAACCAAACCACACCCATTTTACCGACACAAACAAACAAACAAACAAACAAACCTTTATCAGCCATCATAAAACCAATTATAGAAATGAATATGAAACTGTTTATCGAGATAAGAACAGTTGTTCCATAGATGACCGGATTATACCAATAGCGAAAATCAAGGGAAAAATACGGATACGGCAATAAAAAGTATGGCAACATTGCCGTTCTGGCCAATAGCCTGTAAATATGAAAACTACTTGTTTTTATTCCAGGTGTTTATTAAGTTTAATAAACAAACCTTTATGAACCAGAACCCCATTGTATTATACATAGACGCCAACAACAATCACAGCTTTCTGAGCTATACCCAAGATCCAGATAAGATTTCTAAAAATATCAATCATTTTGGAGAAGAATATGCCCAAGATATAGAAATACAAAAATCTATCTACACCGATGATGTCGTAAGCATAAACATTGTTGGAAAATACATTTGCATTTTACATACAAATACAGATTTCCAAAGGATGCTGCTTTTTGATTCTATGGCTATTTCGGATGTGGATATGGTGGAGACTTTTTTATCCAAACTATACAATAGCGCGTTATCTGACGATTTCTTATACAAACTTGAATATCTAAAGTCTCATTCTTCCCGGTCTTTTTATCCAGTTTTGTTAAGCAGTAATATCCCTTCTCCTGAATAAAACTTCATGTCAATTTCGTATTTCCCATTTGACGCTTTTACTTGTGGACCTACAAAGAATCTAGCCCTGGAAAAACTTAAGCCGACAATCCGGTATTCTAGCCCCAAATTCGCAAAAAACGGTTGTTCCATTAAAAAATTTACCCTAATCAGAATTTAGCTCTTCTGGATCACGAAACCACGCAAGGACGCCATTTTACTACCCCAGAACCAGACATCGCAGTAATCATATTTTACCTGTTTCCATCCCTTTCCTTCAACTCGATCTCTCCTAAAGCCTTGACCGCCGCATCAAAGCACAGCACCAGATTCCCATGATCCATCCAACTCCTGCGCCGATCCTATTTTAAAAAACTAAATTGATTAAATCACCTTTGATGTTTAAATTTGTTTAAAAGCGACCGGAATACCGCATGTATTGAATAAACCGGATTTGAAATGATGCCCCATCAAAATTTAATTAATTGACCATTATTGTCGGGAGAAGACTCAAGTTCAGATCCAGGAAAGACCAATATAACAGAAAGAGGCCCGATAAATCCATGGACAGATCAAATTAAAAGGACGGTCAGGCGAATCAGAACCACTTCTAAGGTAAGACCTAATTTGCAGAAAAAGCCTAACCGTTCAAGATGGGGTTAAAAAAGACTGGAAAATTACCAATATTGAATAAATCGGATAGAAATATGCCCCATCAAAATTTAACTGATTGACCATGATTATCGGGAGAAGACTTAAGCTCAAATTAGGAAAGACCAATAGACCAGTAAGAGGCTCGATAAGCTCATGATCAGATCTAATAAAAAGGCGGCCAGGTGAGTCAGCGGTATTCTTAAAGATAAGACCTAAAGTGAAGTAAACGGCCTGACCGTTAGAGAGTGGGGGCTAAAAAACAATCGCCTATGAATACCTTGAATAAAACAAAAAAATATGTCTATTTCATCGGAATTGACATATCAAAAGAAACCCTGGATATCGCCGTCATGGTTCAGGGATCTATTTTGATCCACAATACCATCCCCAATGAACCAAAAGCGATCAAAGACCACATGATGCACTTGAAAGCTTCTTTCAAGTTTACTGCCAGAAATGCTGTCGTTGGAATGGAAAATACCGGTATATACAGTAACCATCTGATCAAAAAACTGGAGACACTTAAAATCGATACCGTTGTGGATTCGCCTCTTCATATTAAAAATTCCATGGGCACAGTCAGGGGCAAAACCGATAAAAAAGATGCAGAAAGAATCGCGCTGTACCTCTACAAATCCAGGGATGTATTACGGTTAAGATTGCCAAGCGGCCAATCCTCGAACAGCTGGGCAGTCTGTCCGCTTTGAGAAAGCGGTTACAATCGCTTCATATCGCGATGCGGGTACCCTTAAAAGAGAATACAGGCTTTGTGAAGAAAGGCCTGATCGAACAGAACAACAGGCTTTGCTCCAGAAGTATCGATGCACTCAGACTGGATATAAAGGATGTTGAGGATTCAATCGAGGCGACATGGAAAGCGGATGAAGAAACAAACCGGCTGATGACCTTAATGCAGTCAGTGCCCTGTGTCGGGCCCGTGGTCGCCCTGGAAATCCTCATCTGCACCAACGAATTCAAAAACGTAAGGACCATTAAACAGTTTGCATCTTACGCCGGAATAGCGCCCTTCCCTTATAAATCGGGAACCACAGTCAGTAAGAAAACCCGGACATCAAAAATTGCCAATAAAAAAGTGAAAGCGCTTTTACATACCTCAGCTGTCCTGGCCAGAAGGTTTATCCCGGATATTAAGGCTTACTATCACCGTAAAATGGATATAGAGGGAAAACACAAAATGTCAGTACTCAATGCAATCCGATTAAAGATCGCTGCACGGGTATATTCCTGTGTAAAAAACAATAGATTGTATGAGAAAAAGTATGAATACAAACCTTGCACAGATCTGCACCGGCCGCCTTGACCAGCCAAGATCAATCAACCGATCTAGTATTATCCAAAGAACTATTAAGTTTATGGCCAGCCAAGCTGTAAAATAAAACCACGGATATCCATCAGGGCTGGATTTAATCTTGGGCAAAATATTAACAGCTCGGCTTAGAGATGCATTTTTTCTACTACGCCGACTAATAGCGTACATACAAATAAGTTAATCACCACGCTATAACTTGCGACAAAGCCCCCCTGATATGTTCAGTCCAGAAACTGGTCGGTCACGTAACCTGAGGAAGTTTGCGGATCAATAATAATTGCCTCCAAAATATGCAAACTATTTGTTTTTAAACAACCGGTTTATTAGGTTTAAGAAACAAATCTTTATGAACCAGAATCCAATTGTATTATACATAGACGCCGACAACAACAATCACAGCTTTCTGAGCTATACTCAAGATCCAGATAAGATTTCTAAAAATATCAATCATTTTGGAGCAGAATATGCCCAAGATATAGAAATACGAAAATCTATATACACCGATGATGTAGTAAGTATAAACATCGTTGGAAAATATATTTGCATTTTACATACCAATACAGATTTCCAAAGGATGCTGCTTTTTGATTCTACGGCAGTTTCGGATGTGGATATGGTTGAAGCTTTTTTATCCAAACTATACAATAGCGCGTTATCCGATGATTTCTTATTCAAACTTGAATATCTAAAGTCTCATTCTTCCCGGTCTTTTTATCCAGTTTTGTTAAGCAGTGATTTCCCTTCTCCTGAATAAAACTTCATATCAATTTCGTATTTCCCGTTGACGCTTTTACTTGCGGACCTACAAAAAATCTGTCCCTGGAAAAAACTCCCCGCCGACAATCCGGTACTTTGGTCCACATCCGCAAAAACAGTTGTTTATTAAAAAATCACACCATTTTGTAGCCCTGCCAAAATGATTATCTTCATGCATGCAAACCAAAAGCCCTCATCTCTTTCGTATAAACCCCGCTTTTAACCGCATTTTTTCTGTCGGTTTTATTTAATAACAACTATAAAGAAACAAAACCGAGCCTGTTCCTCCTACTCCGGAAAAGTCTTTCCAAAAGCATTTACCGTAATCTCTTGTAGGTATATTTCTTTTGCTCAATCGAACTACCACATTCTTCACCTGTGGAACCGGTAGCAGAATAAGAATAATACATACAGCACCAGGAAACATCAGATCATAATAATTCCGGGCAGTCAGCGTGTTTTGTCAATTGACTTATAGCTATGTTACTGCTCACGGATTAGTAATCACATAACTCGGCAGATAAGAGTTCAATCGGCTATTGTTTTGTAGCTTAACATTTTCTTTGAACGCGGAACGGGCGGCCATTTTTACCGAAATCCCCTTCCGTAGTACCCGCGCAGTTTAATTTTGCTTGTCTAGCTGCTCGTTAATCATCCTTTTCACATCTTCATTTTCCGGGAAAGCTGTGAATTTTTTAACTAATACGCCTTCTTTACTGAAAAGTAGATATGATGGAATTGCCTCGAAACCAAAGAATGTCATCACATACATCCACTGTACGTCGTTCAGATAATAATGTTCGTTACCTATCCCTTTAATTTTCTCTTCCCAGAGGTTACGGGGTGACGAACTGTTTGTTAGATATACAAATACAACACTTTTATCATGAAATCCAGTTTTTGTCGTCCGAAACCGCTGCATTGCTTCCAGGCAAGGACCACACCATGTTGCCCACATGTCGATCAGTATGACTTTACCTTTATGTTTGGAAACAATACTTTCAATAATCCTATCTGCCGCAATTTTAGATACATCGTTGATAACTACCGGGGATTTGAATTTATCCAGTTCAGTAACCTGTTGATTTTTCCGCAATAGTATTCTTGCGATTTCCCCGTTCTTCCAATATTTCGAAATATTTTGTTTCTGTCTTTCGCTTAACGGCCTTAATTCTTCGGTTAGCTGTCTGCCATAAGCATTTGCGGCTAAAACATCATAGTATAAGCCATCTTTAAAACCGACTAAGTCTGATAAAATAATTTTTGTCTTTAACAGCCAGGTGGAGATATCGGTTTCACCCATTTTGGGAATTGCTAAGGTTTTGTTAAAGAGAACTTGTTTTTGAAATTCAAGGAATGTAGGACCATACAGATATTGTGGGTCATCAAGCTTTAGTTCCTTCAAAAAACGGTAATATGATCTGTCAATCTTTTTGATAACAGGATTCTTGTCTTTATCGCCATTTGTAATACTATAATTGGCCATCATCGCTTTGTTATAATCAAATACTGCCCCTTTATAAAAAAATAAGCGAAAATCATTTTCCAATACGCCTTTTAATTCTTTTGATATCAACTTATCATTTTTTACAACCGCTAATATTTCTGTTAATTGAGATTTGGCATTCTCCAGGAAATCGTCCGTACTTTTATCATATAGTGGTTCCACTTTCCTGGCAGGTGGATATTCAATCATTTTGCGAATAAGACCGTAGTACCGGGTCATATCATTTTGATCCATACTCGGATTAACAGTTATACTTTCCATATCTGAATCTGAGTTGTAAGCAATATCAAGGTGAGTAATATCTCCGCTCTTCAATTTAACAAATAGAGGTTTCCCGGGATTTAAACTTGTGGAAAAATGTATGTAA
Encoded proteins:
- a CDS encoding O-antigen ligase family protein — encoded protein: MKLTLTLLHRAILPIALLYFMFSYQFSFNYEIEINDHYYVLLFCCVSGLIFFASNQGQRQLSSQKWKFIIPIILLPIIIYILGLKSSNEHAVNTLSILLLLLTGLFSCNFSKLELRFMLKLINLCFIIQLVVGIYQILTLDQDSMSQRLYGTMMNSGIYSSFLVICFPNTLYIFDGFVRKFSISQGSRVIIQVTFCIIVSAFILTVVLMTKARTAVLAFLIICILMLWHSYALKIKRFFIAYRFLALTSVLFATTVVFILCHNLYSAKKMSVSGRLLIWKISFVNWDANFLNGLGLGEFGKSFPYWQAKYLAGSPIADEREILNAGENFLAFNEYINFFKELGFIGFFLVIVFLLLLLKSRGVNTFKDRLNLKLTVAAILICSLTSYPLHTNLIIVIFITCVISLVCTSDWKLSAWYLNFSPNLFRGITVAVFSLLAYLLWVTFPKSVAVFEWGSIKKQYTDEKVSFAAIDQKYQILYQKLHDEPNFLTDYAELLMLTEKRQQQSIELLEKASLDGPKARILYKSSQIKMKMKQYSSAISDLRFLSAWIPNKFTYRKDLMRAYFLNHDSTEAITIARQILNMPIKVQSYQVDVIREEAQRVLDQINLNR
- a CDS encoding transposase translates to MNTLNKTKKYVYFIGIDISKETLDIAVMVQGSILIHNTIPNEPKAIKDHMMHLKASFKFTARNAVVGMENTGIYSNHLIKKLETLKIDTVVDSPLHIKNSMGTVRGKTDKKDAERIALYLYKSRDVLRLRLPSGQSSNSWAVCPL
- a CDS encoding IS110 family transposase; the protein is MRVPLKENTGFVKKGLIEQNNRLCSRSIDALRLDIKDVEDSIEATWKADEETNRLMTLMQSVPCVGPVVALEILICTNEFKNVRTIKQFASYAGIAPFPYKSGTTVSKKTRTSKIANKKVKALLHTSAVLARRFIPDIKAYYHRKMDIEGKHKMSVLNAIRLKIAARVYSCVKNNRLYEKKYEYKPCTDLHRPP
- a CDS encoding TlpA disulfide reductase family protein encodes the protein MFKVLKSNLFYIFSLLFLLSCKQSVSEIVDVPKIVFGTAKLTGRLTVPDGVNLDSAFVKITVPHPISGEFIKYKALVDRSGNFSIDADVETTVSYIHFSTSLNPGKPLFVKLKSGDITHLDIAYNSDSDMESITVNPSMDQNDMTRYYGLIRKMIEYPPARKVEPLYDKSTDDFLENAKSQLTEILAVVKNDKLISKELKGVLENDFRLFFYKGAVFDYNKAMMANYSITNGDKDKNPVIKKIDRSYYRFLKELKLDDPQYLYGPTFLEFQKQVLFNKTLAIPKMGETDISTWLLKTKIILSDLVGFKDGLYYDVLAANAYGRQLTEELRPLSERQKQNISKYWKNGEIARILLRKNQQVTELDKFKSPVVINDVSKIAADRIIESIVSKHKGKVILIDMWATWCGPCLEAMQRFRTTKTGFHDKSVVFVYLTNSSSPRNLWEEKIKGIGNEHYYLNDVQWMYVMTFFGFEAIPSYLLFSKEGVLVKKFTAFPENEDVKRMINEQLDKQN